The following proteins are co-located in the Meriones unguiculatus strain TT.TT164.6M chromosome 13 unlocalized genomic scaffold, Bangor_MerUng_6.1 Chr13_unordered_Contig_2907, whole genome shotgun sequence genome:
- the LOC132650559 gene encoding protein PET100 homolog, mitochondrial isoform X2, with protein sequence MTPGGRRTRATLVPRCGGVGSGRGRSRDRKPRPEVTSAARVRLSPRPGRKRGAAQRRFRAAGGAMGVKLEVFRMSLYLTFPVVMFWVSNQAGWFEESVVRRKLREMEEFKRKLRRRREERLLQAARQSP encoded by the exons ATGACTCCGGGCGGTCGCCGGACCCGCGCAACATTGGTTCCGCGTTGCGGAGGCGTCGGCTCCGGAAGAGGACGAAGCCGTGACCGGAAGCCGCGCCCGGAAGTGACGTCGGCGGCGCGCGTCCGTCTCTCTCCGCGTCCGGGGAGGAAACGCGGAGCCGCGCAACGGCGGTTCCGCGCGGCGGGAGGCGCGATGGGGGTGAAGCTGGAGGTGTTTCGG ATGTCGCTCTACCTCACCTTCCCTGTGGTCATGTTCTGGGTTTCGAACCAGGCCGGGTGGTTCGAGGAGTCGGTGGTGCGGAGGAAG CTCCGCGAGATGGAGGAGTTCAAGAGGAAGCTTCGCCGCCGGAGGGAGGAGAGGCTGCTCCAGGCCGCCCGGCAGAGCCCCTGA
- the LOC132650559 gene encoding protein PET100 homolog, mitochondrial isoform X1 produces MGVKLEVFRMSLYLTFPVVMFWVSNQAGWFEESVVRRKRELWPREKEEQLREMEEFKRKLRRRREERLLQAARQSP; encoded by the exons ATGGGGGTGAAGCTGGAGGTGTTTCGG ATGTCGCTCTACCTCACCTTCCCTGTGGTCATGTTCTGGGTTTCGAACCAGGCCGGGTGGTTCGAGGAGTCGGTGGTGCGGAGGAAG AGGGAGCTGTGGCCGCgagagaaggaggagcag CTCCGCGAGATGGAGGAGTTCAAGAGGAAGCTTCGCCGCCGGAGGGAGGAGAGGCTGCTCCAGGCCGCCCGGCAGAGCCCCTGA
- the LOC132650559 gene encoding uncharacterized protein LOC132650559 isoform X3, producing the protein MTPGGRRTRATLVPRCGGVGSGRGRSRDRKPRPEVTSAARVRLSPRPGRKRGAAQRRFRAAGGAMGVKLEVFRAGWFEESVVRRKLREMEEFKRKLRRRREERLLQAARQSP; encoded by the exons ATGACTCCGGGCGGTCGCCGGACCCGCGCAACATTGGTTCCGCGTTGCGGAGGCGTCGGCTCCGGAAGAGGACGAAGCCGTGACCGGAAGCCGCGCCCGGAAGTGACGTCGGCGGCGCGCGTCCGTCTCTCTCCGCGTCCGGGGAGGAAACGCGGAGCCGCGCAACGGCGGTTCCGCGCGGCGGGAGGCGCGATGGGGGTGAAGCTGGAGGTGTTTCGG GCCGGGTGGTTCGAGGAGTCGGTGGTGCGGAGGAAG CTCCGCGAGATGGAGGAGTTCAAGAGGAAGCTTCGCCGCCGGAGGGAGGAGAGGCTGCTCCAGGCCGCCCGGCAGAGCCCCTGA